The following proteins are encoded in a genomic region of Amphiura filiformis chromosome 11, Afil_fr2py, whole genome shotgun sequence:
- the LOC140163949 gene encoding SHC SH2 domain-binding protein 1 homolog B-like: protein MEKAVKKQKTGATKAIGTANGHAGASNSTSMPATYPALDVSKTFDERWHTLINDAITDCKPCEVESGFEYYINEYVQNEDWKAVWKSHQFGCDVVVEVKDVCFPHAKVEIVEPLCCVPNSLGDFDKAGGDGLQLKTKDDLTKFLSDGNGKVPLLELLPILDESGDLDEQAEVLEPILDESGDLDEQAEVLELYRFFYTYIWRATDDHYGDGDYDFSMFHLQPRMKIYYDVQKKKASKAVVESYNKIMPDYEKKHWQFKIKHEVYRGEEADGKELQKLWVEICELEKQLEKLTYKYYKGMY from the exons CTGGAGCCAGCAACAGCACTTCAATGCCTGCCACCTATCCAGCACTGGACGTGAGCAAGACGTTTGATGAGCGTTGGCACACGCTCATTAACGATGCCATCACGGATTGTAAACCATGTGAAGTGGAATCAGGATTTGAATATTACATTAATGAATATGTTCAAAACGAAGACTGGAAAGCCGTGTGGAAATCCCATCAGTTTGGCTGTGATGTTGTGGTGGAG GTGAAGGATGTATGTTTTCCACATGCCAAGGTAGAAATAGTGGAGCCATTATGTTGCGTTCCAAACTCTTTAGGTGATTTCGACAAGGCAGGTGGTGATGGACTTCAACTCAAAACAAAAGATGATTTGACCAAATTCCTGTCTGATGGCAATGGCAAAGTGCCTCTCCTGGAACTCTTGCCCATTCTTGACGAGTCTGGTGATCTGGATGAACAAGCAGAGGTTCTTGAGCCCATTCTTGATGAGTCTGGTGATCTGGATGAACAGGCAGAAGTTCTTGAGCTCTATAG ATTTTTCTACACCTACATCTGGCGTGCAACTGATGACCATTATGGTGATGGTGACTATGACTTCTCCATGTTTCATCTTCAACCTAGGATGAAAAT CTACTACGATGTACAGAAGAAAAAGGCTTCCAAAGCTGTGGTTGAGTCCTACAACAAGATAATGCCAGATTATGAAAAGAAACACTGGCAGTTCAAGATCAAACATGAAGTGTATAGAGGTGAGGAGGCGGATGGCAAGGAGCTACAAAAGCTATGGGTGGAGATTTGTGAACTTGAAAAGCAACTGGAAAAACTTACTTATAAATACTACAAAGGAATGTACTGA